In one window of Verrucomicrobiia bacterium DNA:
- a CDS encoding GHMP kinase, whose product MIISSTPLRMSFVGGGSDLPIFYRQFGGAVVSTAINQYVYVTVNPKFDHKIRLSYSQTEEVDKPSQIEHPLVREALKKLRIPGGIEITSIADIPSKGTGLGSSSAFTVGLLNALHAYLSRHVSASRLAEESCEIEIEHCGAPIGKQDQYASAFGGLNFIQFNPDDSVRVEPIICPKKTLIQLQDNLLTFYTGVCRSASEVLQAQQNALKEKKSKQSTLKAMVKLAFALRKELQNNHLSAFGKILDENWQLKRSLTPHISTSQIDHWYQQARQAGALGGKLLGAGSGGFLTFYAPKEKHSAIKKKLKSLRSIPFRFESQGSRIIFIHNP is encoded by the coding sequence ATGATCATTAGCAGCACACCACTTCGTATGAGTTTTGTAGGCGGAGGAAGTGATCTTCCTATTTTCTATCGCCAGTTTGGGGGAGCTGTCGTTTCTACCGCCATTAATCAATATGTATACGTCACGGTAAATCCTAAATTTGATCATAAAATTCGATTAAGTTACTCTCAAACGGAAGAGGTTGATAAGCCAAGTCAGATTGAACACCCTTTAGTTCGCGAAGCACTTAAAAAACTACGCATCCCAGGCGGTATTGAAATCACTTCCATCGCTGACATTCCTTCCAAGGGAACCGGCTTAGGCTCTTCGAGCGCTTTTACCGTTGGATTACTCAATGCTTTACACGCTTACTTATCACGTCACGTTTCAGCGAGTCGTTTAGCTGAAGAAAGTTGTGAGATTGAAATCGAACATTGCGGCGCACCTATCGGCAAACAAGACCAATATGCTTCCGCTTTTGGTGGACTAAATTTTATCCAATTCAATCCAGATGATAGTGTGCGCGTTGAACCTATCATTTGCCCCAAGAAAACGTTGATTCAATTGCAAGACAATCTCTTAACTTTTTACACGGGCGTTTGCCGCAGTGCCTCGGAAGTTCTCCAGGCTCAACAAAATGCTTTAAAAGAAAAGAAAAGTAAACAATCCACATTAAAAGCTATGGTAAAGTTAGCTTTTGCTCTAAGAAAAGAATTACAAAATAACCACCTGAGCGCTTTTGGTAAAATTTTAGATGAAAACTGGCAACTTAAACGCTCCTTAACACCACATATTAGCACTTCGCAAATCGATCACTGGTATCAACAAGCTCGCCAAGCCGGAGCTTTAGGAGGAAAATTACTTGGTGCCGGGAGCGGTGGATTTCTCACCTTTTACGCGCCCAAAGAAAAACATTCTGCTATTAAAAAGAAGCTGAAATCACT